In bacterium, a single window of DNA contains:
- a CDS encoding endonuclease/exonuclease/phosphatase family protein produces the protein MSNISKFLLWASMCLPLSACMRLHAPATDKSLVVMSFNIRLNTPDDGENAWPHRQQLVANTIQFHQADLIGLQEALNDQLADLSALLPGFAWLGVGRDDGREKGEYSAILYRTDRFVPLRHGTFWLSPTPEQPGSLGWDAAITRIVTWAQFKDRRTNAEFYLYNTHFDHIGEQARVESAKLLLDQMQRRSVNAPVIVTGDFNATADSPVYQVLTGNGAAAGPQLQDARHLSRRPHYGPDWTFHGFGRATERPGIDYIFVNSHCSVLRHGVIADACGDRFTSDHFPVLAEIVLE, from the coding sequence ATGAGCAATATCTCAAAATTCTTGCTATGGGCCAGCATGTGTCTGCCCCTCTCCGCGTGCATGCGATTGCACGCGCCGGCCACGGATAAGTCGCTCGTGGTGATGAGCTTCAACATCCGGTTGAACACTCCAGATGATGGCGAGAATGCCTGGCCGCATCGCCAGCAGCTTGTTGCCAACACCATTCAATTTCATCAGGCAGATCTCATCGGTTTGCAGGAGGCGCTCAACGATCAACTGGCGGATCTGTCCGCGCTGCTGCCCGGATTTGCCTGGCTGGGCGTTGGCCGCGATGATGGCCGGGAAAAAGGCGAGTATTCGGCGATTCTCTATCGCACTGACCGCTTTGTGCCGCTGCGCCACGGCACATTTTGGCTCTCGCCCACGCCCGAACAGCCCGGCAGCCTGGGTTGGGATGCGGCCATCACTCGCATCGTCACCTGGGCGCAGTTCAAAGACCGGCGCACCAATGCGGAATTTTATCTGTACAACACCCATTTTGACCATATCGGCGAGCAGGCGAGGGTGGAGAGTGCCAAGCTTCTGCTGGATCAAATGCAACGCCGATCCGTCAACGCGCCGGTTATTGTGACCGGCGATTTCAATGCCACGGCCGACTCGCCGGTTTATCAAGTTCTTACCGGTAACGGCGCTGCCGCGGGGCCACAGTTGCAGGATGCGCGCCACCTCAGCCGCCGGCCGCATTATGGTCCGGATTGGACATTTCACGGCTTTGGCCGCGCCACGGAGCGCCCCGGCATCGACTACATCTTTGTCAATTCGCACTGCAGCGTCTTGCGGCATGGGGTCATTGCCGACGCTTGTGGCGATAGATTCACTTCGGATCATTTTCCCGTGCTGGCGGAAATCGTATTGGAATGA